TATAGATACCCATACAAAACAATGGTGATTCAGCAAACAGATAGAAGCAAGCTTGGTGAGAGCTGCTTATTATCAATAATTTGGCATATATGTCTGCAAAGAAATGGATGAATATCATATAAAAGATGTCCATTAATAACATCTTAGGAAAATAGCCTTTCTTTGGTTCTTGGCCGATCAAGGGTAGAGGATTTATTCACACATACGGCGCTATGACATCCGCAATCAGGCTAACTTGCAACATGTTCTTAGTTGTTAACTTATTTTTGCAACTACGGCTTCTCTTTAGCAAAGAATACCCTCTCCTTTCATTGTACTTCTCTCAAATCTATACATTAATCTTCAACCAAAAACATATTGATACAGTTCGAGTGGAATTGGCAATAAAGTAGGAAATATTATTGAATCAGAAATACTGCAAGAATTGAAGTATTACCTGCAATCTTACTCCAGCATGATTGTTCTTGAGCTCATCGGCATTTTCTGTCTTCCCTAGATGAAGAGACACACTTGGTGATGCCCAGACAGTGACGTAGATTGTTTCCACTGAGGCATGAACTAGATCCAATCTAACTAAGCCCCCAATATGTACAGTCTGCCCGTGCTGCAAAAACAAATCAcgaaaaatacattttaaagtAGAAAAGTCTTTTTGATCTCAAGCAAAACAGTTTGTTGCAGTCATATATATCTTTGACTGCAATATAAAACTAAAAGAGCAGCTAAAGACTGAGGGATGAATAAAAGGAGCTATCTGAATCTTAAACAATTTGATTAGGGGCCAGTTTGCAAGGAGTTAAGGTCATTTCGTCAAATTGCTCTCCATTTCTAAATTCATAGACCCTACAGTAGCTTCATCAATATTACCTATCAAACAAAGGGCCTGAACCTATTTCTGGAGCAAGAATCTATCTTCAGGTGTCGCACCAGAACTTCATGTAGAAAGAGTATGTATGTACTAACAACTATTTCCAAAATGGGCATAtcaggaaagaaagaaaaagggtaCAAATTTCAAGTTAGAGGCACCGCATCACAGGATTCTACGAAGTAAACCTTCAGTTAAGAGGAAACTTCAATCTACTCTCTCCTTTATCATCTCCGGGCAATTCCGGTGGTGGAACCAGATTCCTAAGGAAAACTTCTATGTTGTTTTACACGTTTCTTTCAAGACCCAAGAGGCACTAACCTTGGAGTTAAGAAGCACAGAATACATTAACCTTGTCGGACAGTATCAAACACAACAATGCTATTGGTAAAACGCAGCCCAGTTCACTAAGCTCCCGCCTCGcacggggtccggggaagggctaGATCACAAGTATCTATTATACGGAGTCTTATCTTGCATTTCTGCAAGAGGTTGTTTCCACGGCTCGAACATGTAACCTTCTAGTCACAGGgaagcaactttaccagttacatCAAAGCTCCCCTTCTATTGGTAACACTAACAAAATACTGAACTGACACTTTTTACAATGGACTCATTCTTCTAGATAAAAAAACTCGGCAGACAAGTAAGAAACTCAGGAAGAGGAGGAAAAGATGTTCTCcggtggaaaaggaaaaaacgAATACAGCAGCCCTTTGCAGGTCAaagaaaaatttccaaaatgcATTCCTTTCTTTGACAGACCAGTCAAAATCTTTGACTATAACAATTACATAAATTGTGTGAGAATATGCATTATTCACCAATTACAACGTACAAGCAAGTCCAGAAAACATatgaataataaattttatttgctAAACTTGTATAATCAGAATGTGCAGTAGTGCTGATAAATGTTAGTCAAATGgtaaatttgcatatttatgcACCAGAGCTAAGTTTCCCATTTCATAGATTCCAATTTCAAATCAAAGAATGGTTCTCACGGGATTAACTGCAATATGCTTGTACAGATATTTGTATGTATTCATAAAGTTCAAATTATTAATGTATGGTCACTAATCGTAAAGTTCAAATAAGTGGTTCATCAAGAAATAGATCATATTATGGGCTGTAAAACGAACGATAAAGTAAATAAGAGAGACTAGCTTGCCTTAATCCTATAAGTTCGAGGTTGTAGCTCCTTTCGCATCTCAACCATTTTCTGTTCCTCCCTATTTAATCGCATGGACATAAGATATGGATGTAGGAGGCCCGGAGTGTCATACATCTTTGCCTTGGCTGACAATATTCCTCCAATTCTCAGGATTCCCAGAGTAGTTCCGGGTACAGGAGCTTCTGTAAGCTTTGTAGCTTTTACTCCTCCTTTTTTAGCAAATGCATTTATTAATGTCGACTTCCCTGCATTTTGGGCCCCAATAACCCACACATTTCCTCGAGGACCAGCCAATTCTTTAATAAATCCCAGCAAATTTCTAATACCTAAATCTTTACGGGAACTTACCATGTAAACTCCACTCAGTTTCGGCGCTCCGTTAGCTTTAGCACGGTGTCGAACCCATTTGTCCAAACGCGCAGGGGAAATTTGAGAAGGGAGAAGGTCAACCTTGGTAGCAACAAGAACAAGCTTTGGCAACTTCTTACTTTGTTTCAATCCATCCTTGCTTTGTTCGAGTGCCTTGAACAAAGATTTAGCAGCTCTCTTCGGAAAAGATCCATCAAAATCAACACAATCAACCACCATAACTACAACCGTGGCATCAGCTTTCCCAGTGGGTTTCATCAACCTACTCGTAATCAACtggtcaaaatcaaaatcaggTATTAAGTTTTCTGCCATCTCATTCTTCACTTGTCCATAGTTCCTCAACGAATGGCATCGTGCACAAACTGTGACCTCCTCTTTCTCTCCCTTAGCCGCTTCCCTCGCCATCCTTTTCCTCTCCGATTTCGAGACccttttcttctttcctttttcaaGAACCTCCTCTGTAATGTTACCATAACCTAAACCTGCTGGCAAAAAACCATCTAACTCTCTCAAGTCATCCTCGTCTTCTTCCAACTCCGATTCCCATTCCTCGGAATCCCAATCATCAAATCCATCTCCACTCCCAGACCCCATTTCACTTTCTTCCAATTCCCCCTCAATGTAATCCCCaaattcctcctcttcttcattAAACCCACCTTCACCAACAACATCCTTGTCATCCACAAAATCCCCTACACTTTCTTCcaccttttttttcttgtaataaCCAGGATGATTTGGGTCTTCATCCTGCATAAAGATTCCACAACCAGGACATATACATCCATAATTCTCATCATTATCCCTTCCTTCACTCAACAAAAGCTTAAAGTTACTACCTTTTCTtgaaatactactactactatcaCTTCTTTTTGTTCTTGATTGAACACCCTTTATTACAGATAAAACCAAGTAAGGAATTTTTTGCTGACATCTTTTCTTGTGGGGTTTTTTAGTAAAACCTGTTTAATCAATTCAATAGAGAAAAAATGTCCATTATGTTTGTTACCCTTGTTACTTAATTCAATCTTGATTATTAAAAGATATGAAAGGGGAGCTGGAATACCTGAAAATTGAAGATGGGGTACCAAGAAATTCTTTGTTTGAAAGATGGAATTCAAAGATAAATGAGAAGAGGaagctgctgctgctgctgctgttgaagttgaaattgaaagaacaaGCGCCATGGCTGGAATTATGCCTTAGCCATTTTATGGTATGTATCAAAGTAAGCAAACTAAAGTACAAGTATTCTAGCAGGTCGTACAACATTAATGATGTAGATTTTTTGGGCTTAATATGGATTCAAACCCAATACTATCTTAGCCTAGTAAGTAACATATTGAAATTTTTACATAAATGAACTTTTTtagattaataattaaaaatattactataaaaatatttttaataaataattattaattttaatgatatttttatttattattatatatagcaatattatgatatatatatatatatatatatatatatatattatgtattaaaagtgaattatacatgcaatataaatgtattatataaGTGTTttaataattatcttttttagGTAGTTTTTAATTACGATTTATAACAtacttattttaattaattacaaAAATCACCCCATTAACCtcctctctctccctctctctctttctctctccctCTCCCTCCCCTTTGTGCggcttcttctttctttttttttctatttatttttctctttctctttttctttctctctttttttttaaataataattaattgtcctaatttaaaactaatttaaatagtaCCGAAGTGTTTGAAATTCgcatataatacttataatatatttgtattaaaaatattttaattatatattcaccgcATTTATTGAAAAGATAGTAGCGAACCAGAAGAAATTCCCGTAGTTGCATAAGGGGGACGTTGGAAACATTTCAAAGATGCAttaatatgtatcataaattgatttcaaatatattttaactattgtttatttttttctcttattaatattgctaaaatatattattgtattataaatattttagttatatatttacCATGtgcctataatatattgaattcaaaatctattataatattttttcttttttcttttattaacgaaatatattattgtattaaaataattttgttatatattcaccacgtgcattgaaacatgtttataatatattgaattcaaaatctattataattattttttattctttttctcttattaaaggaatatattattgtattaaaaatattttaattatatattcaccacgtgcattgaaacatctCTATAATaagtatacaacaacaacaacaacaacaacccagtgaaatcccacaccatggggtctggggagggtagaatgtacgcagaccttactcctaccaaggtaggacggctgtttcctggagaccctcggctcagtaaaagcataaatgcataaaaaatgttagataagaatagaaaattaaaagctttatgagaaaaacaacaaacaaataacgaatagataacaaataaataaagactaataacaaataacgattaaataaataatgaaagcgtcacaggtaaagttgagtaatcaaagcatagaaagtaataaataatagcagaaataacagaaatcagaagtcaaagcgcaagagatcgtaatgcactactacacctatgaatagagaagaataattGTATAATTGTATAAttgtataatacagcttgggggtggGCGGCTAAACCCCTGGCCGCGCACGaaaggtgggagcctcgtgtagggtctgttcccgtaaaaaaaaataagtataatatattgaattcaaaatttattacaattagaattcaatattatacattgttatgaattcaatcgttgttatttcaacaaatataatacatttttaacagcgtaaattaatttgaatagtattagaatgtttgaaatttacacataatacttataatacatttgtgTTAAAAatgttttagttatatattcaccacgtgcattgaaatatgtctataatatgtataatatattcaattcaaaatgtattatacttatcgtttatatttatttatttttattgagttaTAACTGcattatatatgaattttaaaaaaatatttaatttaaaaaatagtaaaagcatCATTtctataatattcaaatcaaaattaaattttaaattaaataattaattattatttctaaaaaggggagaaagagaaagaaaaaaacataaaccaaaaaaaggaggaaaaggGACATAAATAGAAGAAAAGAAGTagagagagaaaagaaatggaaaaatggaagagagagaaaactttatttatataagaaaaatagggaagagaaaaagaaaaaaatattctttatttttttgctatttcggataagaaaaatattgttatttttgGTAAATGTGAAACATGTactaaaattcataattaatgTTATATACTATATTAGCTAAGTAAATGGGCCTAACATATTTGAAGTATGCTCAATTActgaaataatatattatataatattaattatgaattttagtACAAGTTTTACTCTTTTGTTTTACCCTAAAAAGAATGAatacacttttttttatttctctctcTTCCATTAATTTGTGCAATATCTCTTTTATTAATTTCTGCAATTCTTTCTCTTATCCCAATAAATTCTCCAACAGCTCTAACCTCCACCACAAAATCATTTATGTgttaaatttgtattatatgaatacatatataatgtatttctaacaaaattttaatatattaatatattaattaatttaaatagtgcctgaatgtttgaaattcaagtaaaatattttttgacatcattaataaaagaaataaatataaataataattgtaatacattttgaattgtttcaatgcacgtggtgaatatataattaaaatattttttatacaataatatattttaacaccgttaataagagaaaaaaatttgaattcaatatattatacatattatatgtatGTTTCAATGAATGTAGAGAAtacataactaaaatatttttaatataaatgtattataagtattatgtgtaaatttcaaatatttcaatagTACTTAATTAATTTACCTTGTTAGAAATGTATTATATCTATTGGATTAACAATAATCGAATTCATAACAATGTATcatattgaattcaaattttattacaACTATCATTTATATTTAGTACAGTTTTAATACAACTATAATACAATTTTTCAAAGTTTCACCACTTTTTCTCCAGTGAATGACACCACCACCAGACCATCGTCGGACTACCAGTAGCTCCAACCAACTAAAAAATAATCACCACGCAATTCACCCACGCATAAAGCAACCACCAAgcttttttttctcaatttctttTGTGCACTCGCTACTACCTATACCGTACACCACATCTTCATGTCTTCCTTGTCTTCTTTGACAAATACATACGTCAAAGTGACAGACAAATAACGCCACACTAATTCATATCACACATTGTCTCTCATTGGCTTCATTGAAGATGAATCATCATCGAAGAAATTTTTTTTGATCAAATATAAACGCCAATGGAGTTCtaacatgaaaataaaaaaacataaaaagaaatgaggaACAGGGCATGACCATCATTGATTTTCATAGAGCTCTGGGGAGCTCGTAATTTTTGGTCCAGCCTCTTCTCCTCTATCTAGCCTCGTTGAAAGTAGCTTCTCCTGCgaacaaaacaacaaacaacCCCGAGCTCCATCTCCAACGAGattagataaaagaaaaaaagctgGACAaagaaggagaaatagagaaaTGAGAAGAGTAGTaggataattttaaatattcaaaGTAATTATGTTATGGAtagtaataaaagaaaaatatcctaaaaaggtaaaaataaacctaaaaatatgttttgaattttttacataaatgaactcttttagattaataattatctttttttaggatacattttttttattacggTCTATAGCATATTTCTCTtcattaataactaaaattatcaattacACATGTAAACAATAAATTCTCGAgccgaaaaaaataaataaataagattggaaaattggagtaacaaatagtaatatttaatttcaaaatgtagtgcgtgttacaaACTCTATGataattgtcacgatccaaccccgtaggccgtgactggtgtccGGACTGAACACCCGTACACATATCTGTTGTCTATAACCAATTcacaactaaacatgatatgggaCTTAAGGAAATAGGATGTCATATCAAAACTgtcccatatttatatatttatgcgACATGTCTTCGGAAGAGTTATAACATCAAAGGTAATGTGGTACGTAAGCGGACAAGGCTACCTCTACagatcatatttcaaaatatatatgtatatacacaaGCCGACTAGGCTACCACTATGAATAGGAATGTTTCAAAATATATGTCATACTAGTACAActggataacatctatataccacCACATATATgcctacagacctctaagaatatcaataataacatatgacgggacaaggccccgccgtacccctagataaataaatatatacatcaaaaggttGATATCAAATGTCAATGCTCCGGAACAATGGACCACTTTCAAAATAGCTGGatggaaatcctaagttggcggattcccgaaatgagtatctgtatctatgggcatgaaacgcagccccccgaagagaaggggtcagtacgacatatgtactgagtatataaagtataaaataccgtaaaggagatcacatttGAAAGAGGCaatcaggagacaagtataataccgataatcaagaaatcactgtacctgcgccttatgaaataaaatcatgcatgatcatatcatatatcatatccggcccaatATGGACTCGgcgccatcatcatatcatcatgtcatcatatcatattattatatatatatatatatatatatatatatacaccgtacccggccctctagtgagggactcggtgaataatgcagtgaaactgtgcacgaatacatacccggctcgggactcggtgaaagatatattaagacatgcatgagtagagtagtgagtaaccatatgcatttaaatcatcatttgagactcaatagaataattcaaatgaaccatcatttgaaaatcaagacaatatttatttcaagtaacctccgattgaccttataaattatttcaaatatgaattatacagaagtatgatttatactaaaatacgacttataccaacttggatggctgaaatcatacatatgaatCAAGACATATcgatataaattttgaaaattgagaACATTCGTCATCCTagtatatctaagaataagagcttcgttgaaattttatacattcgtcgtccatttatttcataagatcatgccaaaagaaagaaaggttaacattacatacctttagcgtttacaCGAATATGTTGCCCAATATTTtttcaacctatattaaaacgttaagcactatgattaagctatgCACAAGAATAAAATGTACTCTAccattagtaggttatttctaaaaaaaattgggcagcacctcccctatacagctcactttttccactttcaaatcagccatataatcattaagtaatatcaacaatccaaaatattgacataaaacaaaatttattattgacaataagcctagaatgttgccacccgaattatgttacctAAAACAGTAAGTTCGGAAAATCGAGTACCTCACGTTAtatctaaatttttaaattgaaaaacggcaaaactggacttaatgaccttcatgaaacttttagatataTGTTTTAAGTTTgtaacccaaaagaaatcaattcaaaactcattttgtacaaagagatatcatcaaaacactaacagttatacatgagggatttttcaatccagaatctggacaaaATTTATCTCATGATTCATCCCCTTTTTTGACATAATAATagcagatatagactacaacataaaactaaaagttgtaggtacgtgtattaggtttccaaaacatgtttaatatctaaaatcaaaggtctacacaGTGAGATATTCCATAATTACTACCAACTACACAATCCCAAAAATGAATTTGAACACTCaaaatcttcatacacctttttcctccaaattcaagaacaacaacttatcaacaacatcaaaacaatatcaatcattattatacatcatcactaagctaaTTACATCCATTTAAGCtactaaaacaaccctttaacccctaaatctcaacaaatcaccaaactagtttataacgctattttctccattctaatccgttaaaactcgaACTAAACTGattaacaatgaaaaaagaactttaatattacctcaagtgtgCATCAAACACATTAAATCTTCTCTTTATTGGCTAatatctagctcaaattgaagccaacgcgacgtacaataattttcttttcatgaGCTTTAGATTTCGAAActcgaattttggtcggatttggtatttctctcaagaacttcctCTCTCTCTATGGAATTTTCTGAATGTTTtcttatttgaggatgaagatAGAAGCTTTAAAAAAATCCCTTAATGATGTggttattgggcctgacccgagttagaatcgggttgggccgaatctaCTATCCAGCTTGACCCCTCTGTCTTAAAACATGCATATCTCCTTATTTCAATGTCATCTCCATACCcacaacctatggttggaaagatatttaaattttctacaactttcatttcgagggttttcccaaattactaaattataaaggggttatggcctcccgaagtcatcTTACCCGAAAcatgactttaagaaaaaaaatatttgatggcttctattttgatttggctcaagggtacttcttgagatgtattttacttcacataaattatacatataacttgtcatttacaacaaatctgtcattttaaaattcaaaattaaaagtccttaaATTTATATCTGTTAGCTCACGAATAATCCAAGAAGCAAAAATACTGAATATAACAATAATCCTctgattttttaaataatatggaatatgttgaacttgaatttgatttagagtcaagggcttgaatagcttaatcttgaatcttcgtctttaaatttggatttgaattattcatcacgAACACGTGTATGGTTATGAAGAATAATAAGTATGatcaagtaacttgatcttgaacttcttgatattttccttcgttcttgatcttgaacttgaatttgattacttgaactttgtaacTTTGTAGAGAATTTACGATGTGTGATCCACGAGCTcccttcttgcttcttgttctttttcGACCCcctctgagaataatgaggacccctatttatagttgttgCGAGTGGTATGAgagtgtgatttgattggttggttttaactaatcaatcaaatttctttgatgaagagctttaatttcATTGGTGAGAatatgtcacatatacacgtgacattattctagtggctcatttaatttgacttagattgccacataactttgatacgtggcatgattttagtggcttatttaatttgacttatatTGTCATATAATTTTGGCAAatgacatgattctaatggcttatttaatttgatttggattgccatataactttgacacgtggtgtgattttagtggctcatttaatttgatttggattgccacataactttgacacatgatgtgcttttagtggatcatttatttgacttggattgccacctcaTTTGggctattttcttgaatttaatatagtccaaattaatttacggatttaaatccaatataattttaatgtttacaacaacccctctctctctctctctctttctcctcTTTCTGTGTGACTCcgttctttttcttccttttttcatGCCTTTTCTCTCCTTTTactttttatctatttttctatttctctttctctctttttttttaaaataataattaattatcttaatttaatactaatttaaatagtaccaaaaattatgaaattcacatataatatctatgatatatttgtattaaaaatattttaattatatattcaccacattCATTGAAAGATTTCTATAATATGTATCATacattgatttcaaaatgtattataattattgtttattttttctcttatcaatggcactaaaatatattattgtattaaaaatattttagttatatattcaccacgtgcattaaaacatgcatataatatattaaattcaaaatttattataattattttttattccttttctcttattaacggaatatattattgtattaaaaatattttagttatatattcaccacttGCATTGAAACAtctctataatatgtataatatatttaatttgaaatGTACTAAAATTAGAACTTAATACTATACATTGTTATGAATTCAATTGTTGTtatttcaataaatataatatatttctaacacacaaattaatttgaatagtactagaatatttgaaattcacacataatacttataatacatttgtattaaaaatattttagttatatattcatcacgtgcattgaaacatgcctataatatatataatatattgaattcaaaatgtattacatttatcatttatatttatttcttttattgtgtTAGAAATACATTACGTATgtattttacattttaaaaaattatataatataaaaaatagtaaaagcatTATTTTTGTAATATCCAATCcaaaattaagttttaaattaaaataattaattattacttttaaaaaagggaaaaagagaaagagagagagaaacataaaatggaagaaaaaaaagagagaagacggagagagagagagagacagaaagaaagagtaagaaaaaaataaggagagagataggaagaaaaaaagatacTTTTTTTACTATTTAGGATAAGAAAAGTACTGTCATTTTCAGTAAAGGTGAAAAATGTATTAAAGCTCATAATTAATGCtatagaatatattatttaagtaattgacccatattttttttatgtaaaaactCCTTTAAAGTATAGCCAAATCTATGAAGGTTCTAAACTTTAGCCATTGTAAGACTAAAGTGGTTAGTTTCAAGCCACTGCTTCGAGAGCTATCGACGAAAGTATTTCGGCTATGCCTGATGTAATGATCTGATCCATTGTTAATTTCGATTAAAAAGAAATCACAAGAATTTGACTTGATTGGATCCAACCGCTCTGTCAGAGCGGGATGATCCCGCCGGAGCGGGGCTGCCAGAGCGGAAAGTCGTAGGACAAAACTTAAGTcgtgaatttttttatttctccacTTC
This sequence is a window from Solanum dulcamara chromosome 10, daSolDulc1.2, whole genome shotgun sequence. Protein-coding genes within it:
- the LOC129870309 gene encoding GTP-binding protein BRASSINAZOLE INSENSITIVE PALE GREEN 2, chloroplastic, whose product is MALVLSISTSTAAAAAASSSHLSLNSIFQTKNFLVPHLQFSGFTKKPHKKRCQQKIPYLVLSVIKGVQSRTKRSDSSSSISRKGSNFKLLLSEGRDNDENYGCICPGCGIFMQDEDPNHPGYYKKKKVEESVGDFVDDKDVVGEGGFNEEEEEFGDYIEGELEESEMGSGSGDGFDDWDSEEWESELEEDEDDLRELDGFLPAGLGYGNITEEVLEKGKKKRVSKSERKRMAREAAKGEKEEVTVCARCHSLRNYGQVKNEMAENLIPDFDFDQLITSRLMKPTGKADATVVVMVVDCVDFDGSFPKRAAKSLFKALEQSKDGLKQSKKLPKLVLVATKVDLLPSQISPARLDKWVRHRAKANGAPKLSGVYMVSSRKDLGIRNLLGFIKELAGPRGNVWVIGAQNAGKSTLINAFAKKGGVKATKLTEAPVPGTTLGILRIGGILSAKAKMYDTPGLLHPYLMSMRLNREEQKMVEMRKELQPRTYRIKHGQTVHIGGLVRLDLVHASVETIYVTVWASPSVSLHLGKTENADELKNNHAGVRLQPPISMERVSEMGQWQKREVKARGTSWDVKSMDVAIAGLGWFSLGLKGEADLALWTYDGIQITLTEPLVLDRAASIERPGFWLPKAISEAIANSSKLEGQEAMENNP